The sequence ttaaaattaacttttctgttggaaattcttctctttttttttagttagaaaattaatttttgttgttgataattcatctttgtaacctcaaaattgttgttgaaagtttaattattttgttgaaaattcaactatttttttaaagcactttcttgaaattttcaggatttgaaataaaattggaatcatttttaaatatattctaaagtttaaaaaaattcaaaaataatttaaaatttaagaagattacattttttaacaaaatgtataatttaaaaaaaattgaaatcaaattttgaaaaatatataacaaaatttgaaaaaatgttaaaagattcttGAGATTCCTCCGAAAATTTTATATGattcttattttctaaaatttattttaagagaatatttaaaaagatttttaacatttttaaaatttttccaaaattgttaaaaaaaaagaagttgcaaagttttcaggaaattttttaatttcgcagcATTAAGAAGGAAAATAAGAGGTAGCCGAATTATTTCGAAAgctatttagaaatttagaaacaatttcaaaaataatttaaaattttttaaaaattattgatttttttaagcttttaaaataatttcttaaaatttcgaaagacaatatatcaaattttaaatcaaaattttgtgaattttgcaAGGATAAAACgttttagaaaaaatcgtgtattcaagatactaaaaaaattcttctatgtaaatttaaaaagattggttgtttttgaaattaattttaagacaaaattgaaaaaaattctagaacagtCTAacaagaatctagaagattttagaggAAATTTGGTAGGCTTGCaggatttaaataaaatggtacgaaaaaaatttgaataatttaaaagttattaaaaaacaatttaaaacttgaaaagatttttaaaaatttgagacaaaatgtaaaatttttataattaaaataataaaattagaataatttaaaaatatatttagaagttttaaaaaatttcgaaaattatttaaaatttgagaagatttaaacaaaatgtatatttttgacgatttctaaaattttaaaaaaataatctctaaCATATTAGAGcaacttttgtaaatttacatgatttaaaaaatcttttaggtaaaattggaatcattttaaatgatattaaacattttcttttaattttcaaaaataatgcaaaatttgaatttattttaaaaattttcaaacaaaatgtagacctttgaaaatgttgaacaaaatttttaacagaattttcttaaagattttaaaacactaaaagattctcaaaattgtcgcaatttctttaaatttgcagtttttaaaataaaattgtaattattttataagatatttaaaagtttttaaaaaattcaaaaatgataaaaaatttgagaatatttagacaaattaaaaataatgtacattCTTAacgatttataaattttaaaaaaaggataaaaaaattttctcaagattccttGGAaaactaaaagatatttttattgtgtaaaattaatctgctttgtaaaaaattcacgaatattgttgaaagttcaattgtttgggttaaaaattgaagtctttttgtagaaaattcaaaattttggttgaagaattaattattttgtttaaagtttgtattttttggttgacttcgaacttttcaaaatttaaaatcaaaatctgcTTTtgctcaaataaaaattattagattcttttttgagaagttcaaatatattatttaaaattcgtcttatcaggtaaaaaattaatcttcgttaaaaaattcatatttttggttgaaaattcaatttttttattcgttaaaagtGGAACTGTCTCGTTagagaaattaactatttgattgataattaattatttgttgaaaattcgttttttttggtaaaaaattaattttttaaattagaaataaaactgtttggctgaaaattgatcttttatagttgaaaatttatttacttggtttgaaactcatatttttcggcagaaaattaatatttacggttgaaatttcattattaaaacaaaataatttgaatagtcGGTTAGTGGAACTACTATcttaaaaatatgtgttttagttggcgattcataattttagttgaaaattcaatcatgtggtttaaaataaacctatttttttaaacaaatttattgtaaaaacttaattctttaaattaaaaatagaattactgcacttttggttaatttatatgcaattttgcttgaaaaaacaTCATATCAGGTAAAAAGTTAATCAtcgtcgttaaaaattcatatgattttggttgaaaatttaaagatttggtagaaaattaatattctttgtagaaaattaaaaaaatttgtttaaaagttttctttctggttgaagagtcaactgtttttcgttaaaaatttaaattttatagttcaaatatcaactattaaattttttaaaagagaatttagttattttagttaaaaattgattaaaattaaaaatgaattaaaattcttattttaaagaaaattatttttttactaaaaagtgaactattcagttttgagctgaaaattcaaattttattaattaaaaattgaactatttggttgaaaaaacaacaattttagttaaaaattcaactacttggttgaaaatccatgtattttgatttaagaaaattttttcggtagaaaattaagctttttggatGGTAActcatatttgaagttaaaaattcaaacgtttcatcaaaagttcatatatttcgtggcaaattgaacaatttttttaaaaaataatcctttttgtttcagtttaaacgtaggaataattatatatataataataaataaaaccataattttatgtaatctaATGCAACCGAGAGTTTTTGATAGAATCTTTACTGtccgtttttgttttttaaataaatatattaataaataaaaaaataatttttttttttaaattcgtattcttaactgaatttttttcagagTTTACGGTTTGTCCGTAAAACGACTTCTGGAAGAATATGGTTTGAGTTCCGGCTCGATAAAAGGAACCGGTCGAACAAATCGACTCCTGAAGAGCGACGTTTTGACTTATATTCAATCCAATAATCTCCAGAGAGTCGCTCCACAAACAGGtgaaattaaatagaaataaaactagttttttaatattaaatatgaagaaagggggagggtcggtaaggccggtttttggcctaatttatttttggaccaaaaaatctgaaaaaatcatggtagtatcttataagtatcccgagtcgattgcacgctaaacggactaccctctacaaatataggaaacaccactacccaccaactgtattttcgagagatttgacactcttaaacatgtattctgaggttagctcgggtttactatggttttcggggtcgtcgaatacaaatctggcgtcccttgacttttatcgcgtcaggttcaaggtcattggaaggtcaaatcgagagaaaacggtaaaaaaatccaaaaaatactttattggtttttggagtcgctaattacgaatctggaatccgttgaactctatcgcttcacgttcaaggtcattttaaggtgatttgaaggtcaaatcgagaagaaacggtaaaaaaatttaaaaaaaaatatgttataggtttttggggtcgctgattattaacctggtgtccgctgacctttatcgcggcAGGTTCAAGGttatgggaaggtcaaatcgagagaaaacgctaaaaaaaatatgttataggttttcggggtcgctgattacaaatctggcatccgttgacctctgtcgcatcaggatcaaggtcatttgaagttcaaatcgagaAANNNNNNNNNNNNNNNNNNNNNNNNNNNNNNNNNNNNNNNNNNNNNNNNNNNNNNNNNNNNNNNNNNNNNNNNNNNNNNNNNNNNNNNNNNNNNNNNNNNNATTAAAatctaatgaaatatttgaaattttttctaaaattattgaaaccttttcaaatatttataaaaaattctttaaaaatttcgaaactttggaaatcttatggaatctttgaaatttttgagttatttgaaatttttgtgaaattattgaaatattgatgaaatcttttaaaatatttgtgaaatttctagaaaaacttcgacatttaaaaaattttttggaatctttgaaatctttcaaatctgttcgaatattttgaaatatttgaattctttttgaaataactgcaatcttgtgaaatctttgtaaaattattgaaatcttggtgaaatcttttcaaatatttgtaaaaaattgtttaaaaatttcgaaactttggaaatcttttggaatctttttaaatttttcaagtctAGTCGAATATTTGGGAAATTGATGGAAATATATTAAactttctgaaataattaaaatctaatgaaatatttgaaattttttctaaaattattgaaaccttttcaaatatttgtaaaaaattctataaaaatttcgaaactttggaaaccttttaaaatctgttggaatctttgaaatctgttcgaatctttgtgaaatttattggaatatttaaactcCTTGCAAAATCATGGAAacctttgtgaagtcttttaaattatttctaaagtttttaaaaatatttcgcaatattggaaatttttgtgaaatcctttgaaatcttttgaaatctcttgaaactttttattaaaatatctcgaaaattccctagaattttgaaaaataccggtctgtgaggcctgaactagtttaataattgaatttttcccaattttcttACGTGAAAGTTCCTCCCTGAAATTCTTGCGGCTTGAGCTTTCCCTCTCGAGCCTTGCCTGCAAGTTCTCGAATATTTGCGGAAATATCGCCGATGCTTTTCGATGGTGTATTGAAAACGATGGGGGTTATTAAGCCCGTGGGAGTCGCCACGGCCACCGAAACGTCCACATTTTCCGCGCGTATTGTCTAAAACATAGgagcaaaaaagtaaaaaaaaaaaaagaaaaaatagtacaaattgttctaaaattgttGGAAATCAAAAGGGAATTTTCACCTGtccatttttgtataaacaattaacaTCCGGACATTCCAAGAGGGCGTGAGCAACAGCTTTCGTGACAAAATCATTCACCGATACTTTGATATTATCGGCTTGAAGTTTAGTACGCATTTCGCTCAGTTTGTCAATTTTTATGGCGATACTCGCATAGGAATGGGGAATAGTACTCTAAAAAGAGAAGAGGATCttgagtttattatttattatttttaaattttaaattatgtaggaaatagtattttatttaaaactttatttaatcattttaatctttgtgaaaactttaaactgtctttgaaatcttttgaaatcttctgcaatcttttaaacttttatgaaatctttgaaatctttgtaaaatattccgaaatattttgaagtattccaaatttgtttgaatatttacaatcttagcgaaattttcaaaatattttcgaaattttcctgaaatcatttgtgaaagctttgtgaaatcttctgcaatcctttgaactttttaaaaagcttttgaaatctttgtgaaaactttttaaaaattctactcattGTAATTTTggggaaaactttgaaatcttcaaaatctttgtgaaattttcagaataattacaaaatattcctGAAATCATTGACACCtttcgaaatatttgtcaaagctttgtgaaatcttctgcaaattttcgaacttttatgaaatcttttaaatctttggaaaaatttggaattatttttgcaatcttttgaaattttatgaaatcacaaaaaatctttgtgaaaactttgaactggctttaaaatattttgaaatctttgtgtaaactttaaatttttttaaaacaatttttattttggtgaaaactgaaatctttgttaaatattccgaAAGagtttgaaatcatcaaaatctttgtgaaattttcaaaatatttacgaaatcattgaaacctttcgaaatatttgtaataactttgtgaaatcttctgaaatatttcttaaaactttcaactgactttaaaatcttttgaaatctttgtgaaaactttaaaatctttttaaatcattataatttttgtgaaaactttgaaatatttcttaaatattccgaaatattttgaaatcttcaaaatctgtttgtatatttaaaatctttgtgaaattttcaaaatatttacgaaatcttCTGCAATCTTTTGAACTtacatgaaatctttgaaatatttatgaaaactttgaaacctttgttaaatattccgaaatattttgaaaacttcaaaatctgtttgaatatttaaaatctttgagagatcttcaaaatttctttgagtatttaaaatcattgcaaaattttcaaaatatttacgaaatcttcctgaaatcattgaaatgtttcaaaatatatttgtgaatatatctttttttttaatctttgtgaaatactccaaaatattttgaactcttcaaaaaaatattgaatatttgaaatctttaaaaaaattgttaataattaaaatctttgtgaaattttcctaaaatcattgaaacgtttcaaaaaatttgtgaaaactttgaactcttttttcaatattttgaaatattataaaatcactaaaatctcTGTGAAAACTTTGAACTGTCaatgaaaactttcgaaatatttgtgaaatttttaggaaatcttcTGCAATCTTTTGaacttttatgaaatctttgaaatatttgtgaaaactttgaacattctttgaaatcttttgaaactttatgaaatcgctcaaatctttgtgaaaactttgaactgtctttaaaatcttttgaattttttgtgaaaactttgaaatgtttgttaaatatttcgaaatattttgaaatcttcaaaatttgtttgaatatttaaaatttttacgaaattttcaaaatattttcgaaatctttgctgaatcttctaaattattttaaaattttatgaaatttttgaaatcttttaaaacctttgctgaattttctgaaatcttttgaatttttatgaacacTTTTTGgtatctttgttaaatattacgaaatattttgaaatcttcaaaatttgtttgaatatttaaaatatttgtgaaattttccaaatatttacaaaatcttcctaaaatccttgaaacctttaaaaatatttgtgaaatatttttgaaatcttctgcaaTCTTTCgaacttttatgaaatttttgtgaaaactttgaattcttttttcaatcttttgaaattttacaaaatcaataaaatcgttGTGAAAACTTTCAACtgtctttaaaaccttttgaaatttttgtgaaaactttctgaaatattccgaaatattttgaaatattctgtgtaaaattattaaaatattttctaaatctttttaaattattgtgaaaccttttaaaatcttttaaattttctgaaatattttgaaatattggaatttcttaaatcttggtaaaatctttcaaatattttaagaatatttcgaaattttcaggAACCCTTTCTTCGGCTTTTAGAGACATgaaaatttttgtggaaatttcgaaatctgttaaaatctttgaaatctttgtcaaatattggttaaaatcttccaaatattaaaaaaaaattttaatgtttacaaaaactttcaaatctttctcatattgaatattattattattattattattattattattattattattattattattattattat comes from Belonocnema kinseyi isolate 2016_QV_RU_SX_M_011 chromosome 5, B_treatae_v1, whole genome shotgun sequence and encodes:
- the LOC117173909 gene encoding pyruvate dehydrogenase protein X component-like, encoding MGNFLLISAAAGVASVEEPVIISRPRRSTGPSTFKDLEVSNIRAIIAKRLGESKSTIPHSYASIAIKIDKLSEMRTKLQADNIKVSVNDFVTKAVAHALLECPDVNCLYKNGQTIRAENVDVSVAVATPTGLITPIVFNTPSKSIGDISANIRELAGKAREGKLKPQEFQGGTFT